The nucleotide window TCGACCTGCGCTGCGAGCCGTGCCCGGATCGCCTCGGGTGCCCGGCAGGGCGCCGCTTCCGCCTGGCCCGTCAACTCGGCGATCGTCGCCAGTTGGCCGCGCAGGACCGTGGCAATGGCCGCGCCTTCATTGCGGCGCATGCGGGCAAGTTCCCCCAAGGCGCCTTCCAGCGACGCCTTCAGCGCCTCGACCAGCGCTTCGCGCTCCGCCGGATCTTCCTCCGGCTCCTTCCATTCGATGACGCCGCGCTGCGACAGAATGCCGTCGAGGGCAACGGGCGCCGCATCCGGCAGACGCTGGCGCACGGCATCCAATGCCGACAGCAACGCATCGAGCGCCGCCTCGTTGATCTGCGGCACCGCCTCGCCCTGGCTGCGCTGAAAGCTGAGCCCGATGGTGACGTTGCCGCGGGTGAGATGGCGCCCGGCCGCTTCGCGGCAGAAGACTTCCAGCGCTTCCAGCCCGCCAGGCAGGCGCATGCGCAGGTCCAGCCCCTTGCCATTGACCGAGCGCAGCTCCCACGTCCACCGCGCAGCCCCGAGGGAACCGTCGGCACGGCCAAAGCCGGTCATGCTGCAAAGCGAAAGTGTCATCTGCGAAACTGCCCCCACAGGTCTGGAATCACGCAACAATCAGAGCGCGCGACTTAGCCGCCGCTGCCCCCGTTGGCGGCTCCGCCCTGCGTACCCTGTTCCTCGCGCTCACGACGCTCGCGCTCCACCTGACGCCAGCGCGCGACATTGCGCTGATGCTGCTCGTAGGTCTCGGCGAAGACGTGTCCGCCGGTACCGTCGGCCACGAAATAGAAGTCCTTCGTGCGCGAGGGATTGGCGACGGACTCCATGGCCGCGCGCCCCGGATTGCCGATCGGGCCCGGCGGCAGCCGGTCGATCTGGTAGGTATTGTAGGGGTTGCGGGCATCGAGCTGCGAGCGGGTGATCGCCGAACGGTCCTGCAGCCAGGCCTCGCCGCCGTAAAGCCCGTAGAGGATCGTCGGATCCGACTGAAGGCGCATGCCCTGGCGCAGGCGGTTGACGAAGACGCCAGCCACGCGCGGCCGCTCGTCGGCCCGCGCGGTCTCCTTCTCGACGATGGAGGCCAGCACCACCAGTTCCTCCGGCGTTTCCACCGGCAGCCCTTCGGTACGTCGGTTCCAGATGTCGGCAAGCGCCTTGGTCTGCGCATCCTTCATCTGCTGGATGATCTGCGCCCGGGTGGTGCCGCGCGTGAACGTATAGGTCTCGGGCAGCAGCGACCCTTCCGGCGGGATCTCGTCCAACTCGCCGGTCAGCACCGGATGCTCGCGTACCCGGGCGACGATCTGCGCGCTCGTCCACCCCTCCGGCACGGTCACCGTGTGATAGACAGCCTTGCCGCTGACGAGGTCGTCCATCACCTGGCGCATCGAGACGCCGGGGGCGAACGCATATTCGCCCGCCTTCAGCCGGGCGGCATTCTTGTAGGCCTGCACGCCGGCCCAGAACACGTTGGAATCCTCGATGACACCCTGGTTCTCCAGCGTGTCGGCAATCATCCGCAGCCCGGAGCCCGAGGGAATGACCACCGTCTTTTCCGCCGCGAGCGGGCCCGGCGCATCGAACTCGGCCTTGCCCCAGTAGAGCATCGCGCCGGTGCCGATCACCACGAGCACCGCCAGCGATAGCAGCGCATTGACGACGATGACGAGAGGATTGCGGACATGGCGCGAGCGCAGCGGCGGCGGCGGGGCCTGCTCCGGCTGGATCGCTTCGCGCGGGCTCTTGGGATGGGGGCGGAACGGAGCGCCCTCGTCCTTGGGAGCACTCTCGGAGGAAGCACTATCGGTCTCTCGGCCTGGCGTCTCGGTCATCTGTCCTGTCCGGTCCTTTTGATCGAGGCAATGGACATGCCACTTGGCCCGAAATTATGGCCAAACCGGGAAGGATAGATCCGCCCGGCGCAACTGGGGATCGGCTTCGCCGGCCGCGAGGGGAAAACCCGCTCGCCACCGGCGCAGGAAGTCCTGTCAGGCCGCGACCTTGCGGAAAACGAGCGAGGCATTGGTGCCGCCGAAACCGAAGGAATTCGACAGCGCCGTATCCACGTTCATGCGCTTTGCCGCCTTCGGAACCAGATCGATCTCGGTCTCGACGGACGGATTTTCGAGATTGATCGTCGGCGGCACGATGCTGTCGCGGATCGCCAGCAGCGAGAAGATCGCCTCGATGGCACCGGCGGCTCCGAGCAGGTGACCGGTCGACGACTTGGTCGAGGACATGGTCAGCTGCGCGGCACTGTCGCCGGCAAGACGCTGGATCGCGCCAAGCTCGATCTCGTCGCCGAGCGGCGTCGAGGTGCCATGTGCGTTGATATAGTCGATGTCGGCCGGGACAAGGCCGGCGCGCTTCAGCGCCGCCTGCATGCAGCGATAGGCACCGTCACCATCGGCCGCCGGAGCGGTGATGTGATAGGCATCGCCCGACAGGCCGTAGCCGACGACTTCGCCGTAGATCTTCGCGCCGCGGGCCTTGGCGTGCTCGTATTCCTCGAGCACGACGACACCTGCGCCCTCGCCCATGACGAAACCGTCGCGGTCCTTGTCATAGGGGCGCGAGGCTGCCTCGGCACGGTCGTTGAAGCCGGTCGACAGGGCGCGCGCGGCGGCAAAGCCGGCGAGCGACAGACGGCAGACCGGCGATTCGGCACCGCCCGCCACCATCATGTCGGCGTCGTCGAGCGCGATCAGCCGCGCCGCGTCGCCGATGGCATGGGCGCCGGTAGAACAGGCCGTGACGACCGCATGGTTCGGCCCCTTGAGACCGTGGCGGATCGACACGTAGCCGCTGGCCAGGTTGATCAGCCGGCCGGGAATGAAGAAGGGAGAAATGCGCCGGGGACCCTTTTCGCGCATGACATGGGCCGTGGCCTCTATTCCCTGCAGGCCACCGATACCGGAGCCGATCAGGACGCCTGCGCGATTCTGGTCTTCCGCCGACTTCGCGGACCAGCCGCTGTCACGGATCGCCTGCTCGGCGGCAGCCATGCCGA belongs to Stappia indica and includes:
- a CDS encoding YicC/YloC family endoribonuclease; this translates as MTLSLCSMTGFGRADGSLGAARWTWELRSVNGKGLDLRMRLPGGLEALEVFCREAAGRHLTRGNVTIGLSFQRSQGEAVPQINEAALDALLSALDAVRQRLPDAAPVALDGILSQRGVIEWKEPEEDPAEREALVEALKASLEGALGELARMRRNEGAAIATVLRGQLATIAELTGQAEAAPCRAPEAIRARLAAQVEALLGSSAALDPVRLHQEAALLATKADIREELDRLVAHVHAARELLDAGGPVGRRLDFLAQEFNREANTLCSKSNGTELTAIGLELKTVIDQMREQIQNLE
- the mltG gene encoding endolytic transglycosylase MltG — protein: MTETPGRETDSASSESAPKDEGAPFRPHPKSPREAIQPEQAPPPPLRSRHVRNPLVIVVNALLSLAVLVVIGTGAMLYWGKAEFDAPGPLAAEKTVVIPSGSGLRMIADTLENQGVIEDSNVFWAGVQAYKNAARLKAGEYAFAPGVSMRQVMDDLVSGKAVYHTVTVPEGWTSAQIVARVREHPVLTGELDEIPPEGSLLPETYTFTRGTTRAQIIQQMKDAQTKALADIWNRRTEGLPVETPEELVVLASIVEKETARADERPRVAGVFVNRLRQGMRLQSDPTILYGLYGGEAWLQDRSAITRSQLDARNPYNTYQIDRLPPGPIGNPGRAAMESVANPSRTKDFYFVADGTGGHVFAETYEQHQRNVARWRQVERERREREEQGTQGGAANGGSGG
- the fabF gene encoding beta-ketoacyl-ACP synthase II, which produces MRRVVVTGLGMVTPLACGVEESWSRILEGRSGASRISHFEVDDLACQIACQIPRGDGSNGTFNPDDWMDPKEQRKVDEFIIFGMAAAEQAIRDSGWSAKSAEDQNRAGVLIGSGIGGLQGIEATAHVMREKGPRRISPFFIPGRLINLASGYVSIRHGLKGPNHAVVTACSTGAHAIGDAARLIALDDADMMVAGGAESPVCRLSLAGFAAARALSTGFNDRAEAASRPYDKDRDGFVMGEGAGVVVLEEYEHAKARGAKIYGEVVGYGLSGDAYHITAPAADGDGAYRCMQAALKRAGLVPADIDYINAHGTSTPLGDEIELGAIQRLAGDSAAQLTMSSTKSSTGHLLGAAGAIEAIFSLLAIRDSIVPPTINLENPSVETEIDLVPKAAKRMNVDTALSNSFGFGGTNASLVFRKVAA